The proteins below come from a single Rosa rugosa chromosome 2, drRosRugo1.1, whole genome shotgun sequence genomic window:
- the LOC133734449 gene encoding uncharacterized protein LOC133734449, which yields MVETSSSNITKQAAGKVRNRCPQQKKKFQRDEGFRRRVSVFSSGWRMGQSVKMNTAYLSELILKEWKKKKHAHWRYKNARRDLMTQDIYQIKRTWRKVLRIRRRRHREQNNFLAKFYIKRFEEFKHNIKNSSNNWSMGVAIRKLSNFMFEQRRLTNGWLRWS from the exons ATGGTGGAAACTAGCTCAAGCAACATAACAAAACAAGCTGCAG gaaaggTACGAAATAGGTGccctcaacaaaagaaaaaattccaaAGAGACGAGGGCTTTAGGAGACGTGTTTCCGTGTTTTCATCTGGTTGGCGGATGGGACAATCAGTAAAAATGAACACCGCTTATCTTAGTGAGCTAATTTTGAAAgagtggaagaaaaagaagcatgcACA TTGGCGATACAAAAACGCACGTAGAGATTTGATGACACAAGATATTTATCAAATTAAACGAACTTGGAGAAAAGTTTTGCGCATTAG GAGGCGAAGGCATCGTGAACAGAACAACTTTTTAGCTAAG TTCTACATCAAGCGTTTTGAGGAGTTCAAGCATAATATAAAG AACTCTTCCAATAATTGGAGCATGGGTGTTGCAATAAGGAAATTATCTAATTTCATG TTTGAGCAACGACGGTTGACAAATGGATGGCTGAGATGGAGTTGA
- the LOC133730833 gene encoding putative calcium-transporting ATPase 13, plasma membrane-type, whose amino-acid sequence MVVPRPSGTTCHTGTSILTGIFAAANIIITTETKFLPGSLSSVNTISDSNLDDFAVDQTALTLVKNTNLYQLQELGRVEGVISLLKSDAVRGIPSDDAEDIPKRIRAFGSNVYQKAPARRFFHFVWEAFKDLTILILLGCAALSLGFGIKKHGFRQGWIDGGSILLAVILAISVSATSPYLQSRQLVHKNIQIEAVRGGKKQKISLSEAVVGDVIFLNCGDQVPADGLLVEGYSLQVDQSSMSGQSDDIVEISDDQNPFLFSGTKITHGSARMIVISVGMNTKRGEMTSQISQDTSEKTLLQARLEKLTSLIGKVAAVVAFLVLAVLLVRYFTGHTEDENGNKEFNSSSIKVDDLISAVTGIIAAAISIVVVAIPEGLPIALTLTVSYSMKKMMADKATVLRLSAAETMAFTTTICTDKTGTLTMNQMTVTKFWIGDNSLEQEAYSSKISHFVLNLIQEGVALNTSGSVYKPSLDSEIEISGSPTEKAILWWAVYGSQMDAEKVTRSCSVLQFEAFNSQNKRSGVLLKRKEDSTIHVHWKGAAEIILGMCSSYYKPSGVVKHMDDNEKGKFQHIIQGMAASRLRCIAFAHKEIPADQYRLDLKQKIMLQEDGFTLLGLIGLKDPCRPGVWKAVKDCQNAGVNIKMITGDNVFTAQAIATECGILKPGQDIFSGAVIEGAVFQSYSDEDKMLNVDNICVMARSSALDKLTMVQCLKKKRHVVAVTGDGASDAPALKEADIGLSLGIQGTQVAKESSDIIIIDDNFASVVNVLACGRCVYHNTQKLIQFQLTANVTGLVINSAAAASSRAVPFTVVRSIWLNLIMDTLLALALSKDKPTKELMEKPPVGRTNPLITNIMWRNLSAHALYQTIVLLVLQFKGKAILGVDDKVLGTLVFNTYLLCQVFNEFNARKLEKKDIFRGLHTDKLFVGVITVAIVLQVVTLELLSKYLDTGRLNCGQWGLCLGIAAMSWPIGWVVKCIPVPQKPILRYLLELKLESKQE is encoded by the exons atggtcgtacctcgtccatctgggacgaCATGTCATACAGGGACGTCTATCCttacaggcatatttgcagcag CCAACATAATAATTACAACAGAAACCAAATTCCTGCCtggctctctctcttctgtcaATACCATATCAGATTCAAACCTCGATGACTTCGCTGTTGACCAAACAGCTCTCACGCTTGTGAAGAACACAAATCTCTACCAGCTGCAAGAGTTGGGAAGAGTTGAAGGAGTAATATCACTCCTCAAATCTGATGCAGTGCGTGGAATTCCTAGCGATGATGCTGAGGACATTCCCAAAAGAATCAGAGCATTTGGTTCCAACGTTTATCAAAAGGCCCCAGCAAGAAGGTTTTTCCATTTTGTGTGGGAAGCCTTCAAAGACCTAACAATTCTCATTCTATTAGGCTGTGCAGCGCTCTCTCTTGGTTTTGGCATCAAAAAGCATGGATTCCGACAAGGTTGGATTGATGGTGGGAGCATATTGCTTGCAGTCATTTTGGCCATTTCTGTGTCAGCAACCAGCCCTTACTTGCAGAGCAGACAACTGGTCCACAAGAATATCCAAATTGAGGCTGTGAGAGGTGGCAAGAAGCAAAAGATTTCTCTTTCAGAAGCTGTTGTTGGTGATGTAATTTTCTTGAACTGCGGAGATCAGGTGCCGGCTGATGGGTTACTTGTAGAAGGCTATTCACTGCAAGTAGACCAATCAAGCATGTCAGGACAAAGTGATGATATTGTTGAAATTAGCGATGACCAGAATCCATTCCTGTTTTCTGGGACAAAGATAACACATGGGTCTGCTCGAATGATTGTCATATCCGTCGGAATGAACACAAAACGGGGTGAAATGACTAGCCAAATCAGCCAAGACACTAGTGAAAAGACACTACTGCAAGCACGTCTGGAGAAGCTAACTTCGCTGATAGGTAAAGTCGCAGCGGTGGTTGCTTTCCTTGTTCTTGCAGTGTTGTTAGTTCGATACTTCACAGGGCATACGGAAGATGAGAATGGAAACAAAGAGTTCAATTCCAGCAGCATTAAAGTTGATGACCTGATAAGTGCTGTAACTGGGATTATAGCGGCTGCCATTTCAATTGTCGTGGTGGCAATTCCAGAAGGTCTGCCAATAGCACTAACTCTTACTGTTTCCTATTCTATGAAGAAAATGATGGCTGACAAAGCAACGGTTCTGAGGCTCTCTGCTGCTGAGACTATGGCATTTACCACCACAATCTGTACTGACAAAACGGGTACTCTCACAATGAACCAGATGACTGTGACAAAGTTTTGGATAGGTGACAATAGTTTGGAACAAGAAGCTTATTCATCAAAAATTTCTCATTTTGTTCTTAATTTGATCCAAGAAGGGGTTGCTTTGAATACAAGTGGTAGTGTGTACAAGCCTAGCCTGGATTCAGAAATTGAGATCTCAGGCAGTCCAACTGAAAAGGCTATTCTATGGTGGGCAGTATATGGGTCACAGATGGATGCAGAGAAAGTAACGAGGAGTTGTAGCGTTCTCCAATTTGAGGCCTTCAACTCACAGAACAAGCGAAGTGGGGTTTTGCTAAAGAGGAAGGAAGACAGCACTATTCATGTACATTGGAAAGGAGCTGCAGAGATCATACTAGGAATGTGCTCTAGTTACTACAAACCCTCTGGAGTCGTCAAACATATGGATGATAATGAAAAAGGGAAATTTCAGCACATTATTCAAGGCATGGCAGCTAGCAGACTCCGATGCATTGCATTTGCACATAAAGAAATTCCAGCAGATCAATATCGACTGGacctaaaacaaaaaattatgCTGCAAGAAGATGGATTTACCCTGTTGGGACTCATAGGTCTTAAAGATCCGTGCCGTCCTGGAGTGTGGAAAGCAGTTAAAGATTGTCAAAACGCCGGGGTGAACATCAAAATGATCACAGGGGACAATGTTTTCACTGCACAAGCCATTGCCACAGAATGTGGGATACTCAAGCCTGGTCAGGACATCTTCAGTGGAGCAGTGATAGAAGGTGCGGTTTTTCAAAGTTACTCTGACGAGGATAAAATGTTGAATGTGGACAATATCTGTGTAATGGCAAGGTCCTCTGCTCTTGATAAGCTTACAATGGTGCAATGCTTGAAGAAGAAACGGCATGTAGTTGCAGTGACCGGTGATGGCGCTAGTGATGCACCTGCATTAAAAGAAGCTGATATAGGACTATCTTTGGGAATTCAAGGGACACAAGTTGCCAAAGAAAGCTCAGATATTATAATCATCGATGATAACTTTGCTTCGGTGGTGAATGTTTTGGCATGCGGAAGATGTGTTTATCACAATACTCAGAAGCTCATTCAATTCCAGCTCACAGCAAATGTTACTGGTCTTGTAATCAACTCTGCAGCAGCAGCTTCATCAAGAGCAGTCCCATTTACAGTTGTTCGTTCAATTTGGTTGAACTTGATTATGGACACACTGCTAGCTCTGGCTCTTTCCAAGGATAAACCCACAAAAGAGCTCATGGAGAAGCCGCCGGTGGGCAGAACTAATCCCCTCATCACCAACATCATGTGGAGGAACCTCTCAGCTCATGCCCTGTACCAGACGATAGTCCTTTTGGTATTACAATTCAAGGGCAAAGCAATCCTTGGTGTGGATGATAAGGTACTGGGCACCTTGGTATTTAACACCTATCTTCTTTGCCAGGTGTTCAATGAGTTTAATGCAAGGAAGCTTGAGAAGAAGGATATCTTTAGGGGTTTACACACAGACAAATTGTTCGTGGGGGTCATTACGGTGGCAATTGTTCTACAGGTGGTGACGCTGGAACTTTTGAGCAAATATTTGGATACAGGGAGGTTGAACTGCGGACAATGGGGACTATGTCTTGGAATTGCAGCCATGTCTTGGCCGATCGGATGGGTTGTTAAGTGTATACCCGTGCCACAGAAACCCATTCTCCGCTACCTGCTCGAGTTGAAGTTGGAAAGCAAACAAGAATGA